The following proteins are co-located in the Phaeodactylum tricornutum CCAP 1055/1 chromosome 2, whole genome shotgun sequence genome:
- a CDS encoding predicted protein, whose protein sequence is MTFPFILDGFQQQAVVRLERSESVFVAAHTSAGKTVVAEYAVALAKQRGTRCVYTSPIKALSNQKFRDFSLKFGAENIGLITGDLQVNADDSTCLIMTTEILRSMLYRGADLVRDIEFVVFDEVHYVNDTERGVVWEEVIIMLPSYVNLIFLSATTPNTLEFSDWIGRTKRKPVFVIKTDYRPVPLSFNLWAGLKLHTVMEGRDGFLERGFASAANALLPAMAWQAQGTKQNWMSLVRFLDRENMTPTVVFSFSKKKCEEISIMLQSLDLNTAKERGAVQGFTLQTVARLSKNDSNLPQVVMVCEMVQRGIGIHHGGLLPILKEMVEILFAKSLVKILFATETFAMGVNMPARSVVFNSVRKHDGKQFRQLEPGEITQMAGRAGRRGLDKVGTVIICCFGETPPPQPMLKQMLTGSSTRLNSRFRLTYNMILNLLRVEEMSVESMIKRSFSEFATQRALTTNDFPQLLTRGIRALENRIGSEDVEEYFSTCSEILSITERLLTNVRDTEAASFEGILQKGRIVLISACRELGAILLVSSQKCNVDTTSILREEHSSPAQATENPFAGMKTRGKKGASMDNKRGSGTAKADEEVEKVLDSLMEAERAELYLRDFLKRGDSVLRSRQLFGRLEAELDQMRNYEIHRHPSLESMYSTVERKESLRSKVNTLRHLLSNESLQLFPDFLQRKAVLRKLGYIDEKETVSIKGRVACETNTCEELIVTELVFEGLLNELDPEEIVAVLSALVFQEKGKETSLSVELPERLITIALNLGRIQKDVGLDIDPAEYSESSLNFGLVHVVYEWALGVPFKSICDLTDVQEGSIVRSITRLDELCREVRNCARVVGNPTLYRKLEAASMTIKRDIVFASSLYVS, encoded by the exons ATGACATTTCCATTTATTCTTGACGGTTTTCAACAACAAGCCGTTGTTCGATTAGAACGATCTGAGTCTGTTTTTGTTGCCGCTCATACTTCGGCGGGGAAAACCGTTG TTGCGGAATACGCCGTGGCCTTGGCGAAGCAGCGTGGGACGCGCTGTGTATACACGTCTCCAATCAAAGCCTTAAGTAACCAAAAGTTTCGCGACTTCTCGTTGAAGTTCGGTGCGGAGAATATTGGTTTGATTACTGGAGATCTACAGGTCAACGCAGACGACTCAACCTGTTTGATCATGACG ACTGAAATTTTGCGGTCTATGCTTTATCGAGGGGCCGATTTAGTTCGCGACATTGAGTTCGTGGTTTTCGACGAA GTACATTATGTCAATGATACCGAGCGAGGAGTTGTTTGGGAGGAAGTAATTATAATGTTGCCCTCTTACGTGAACTTGATTTTCTTGTCGGCGACTACACCAAATACCTTGGAATTCTCAGATTGGATTGGACGGACTAAACGAAAGCCGGTGTTCGTTATTAAGACAGACTACCGACCGGTTCCCTTATCGTTTAATTTGTGGGCAGGTCTTAAGCTTCATACCGTAATGGAGGGTCGAGATGGATTTCTTGAGAGAGGATTTGCGTCAGCCGCGAACGCGCTCCTCCCTGC G ATGGCATGGCAAGCCCAGGGAACCAAGCAAAACTGGATGTCCCTTGTGCGCTTTTTGGACAGAGAAAATATGACTCCAACCGTTGTGTTCTCGTTTTCGAAGAAAAAGTGTGAGGAGATTTCTATCATGTTGCAATCGCTTGATCTAAATACGGCTAAGGAACGAGGTGCTGTCCAAGGTTTTACGCTGCAGACGGTGGCTCGTCTCTCCAAGAATGATTCGAATCTACCTCAGGTAGTAATGGTATGTGAGATGGTGCAACGGGGAATCGGTATTCACCATGGGGGTCTTCTCCCGATACTGAAAGAAATGGTCGAGATATTGTTTGCCAAATCACTGGTGAAAATTCTTTTTGCAACTGAGACATTCGCCATGGGTGTGAATATGCCTGCACGCAGTGTAGTTTTCAACAGTGTTCGGAAGCATGACGGCAAGCAGTTTCGTCAACTCGAGCCTGGAGAAATAACGCAAATG GCCGGTCGCGCCGGGCGTCGTGGACTGGACAAAGTAGGCACTGTGATTATATGCTGTTTCGGCGAAACACCTCCACCGCAACCTATGTTAAAGCAAATGTTGACTGGGTCATCGACAAGATTAAACAGTCGCTTTCGACTCACATACAACATGATTTTGAACCTACTAAGGGTCGAGGAAATGAGCGTTGAATCAATGATCAAACGGTCATTCTCCGAGTTTGCTACACAACGAGCCCTGACTACGAACGACTTTCCCCAGTTGCTGACTCGAGGGATCAGAGCACTAGAGAA TCGTATTGGGTCTGAGGACGTGGAAGAGTATTTCTCGACTTGCAGCGAAATCCTTTCAATAACCGAACGTCTACTGACAAATGTGAGAGACACGGAGGCAGCATCGTTCGAAGGCATTCTACAAAAGGGTAGAATCGTTTTGATTTCGGCCTGTCGAGAGCTTGGTGCG ATCCTTCTGGTCTCTTCGCAGAAGTGTAATGTTGACACGACTTCTATTCTAAGGGAAGAGCACAGCT CTCCAGCTCAAGCAACAGAGAATCCTTTTGCTGGAATGAAAACGCGGGGCAAAAAGGGGGCCTCAATGGACAACAAAAGGGGATCTGGCACTGCAAAAGCagatgaagaagtcgagAAAGTCCTAGACTCGTTAATGGAAGCGGAAAGAGCAGAACTTT ACCTCCGtgactttttgaaacggGGGGACAGTGTCTTACGATCTCGACAGCTGTTCGGCCGACTTGAAGCTGAATTGGATCAAATGCGGAACTACGAAATCCATCGCCATCCCAGCCTCGAATCGATGTACTCTACTGTGGAACGAAAAGAGAGTTTAAGAAGCAAGGTGAATACTTTGCGCCATCTTTTGTCGAATGAGTCGTTACAACTTTTCCCAGATTTCCTTCAGCGAAAAGCAGTACTTCGCAAACTTGGATATATCGACGAGAAAGAAACCGTGTCCATCAAAGGACGCGTCGCTTGTGAAACAAACACCTGCGAGGAGCTGATTGTGACTGAGCTGGTTTTTGAAGGGCTCTTGAACGAACTCGATCCAGAAGAGATTGTCGCCGTCCTTAGTGCTCTAGTTTTTCAGGAGAAAGGCAAGGAAACTTCATTGAGCGTCGAACTTCCTGAAAGATTAATT ACAATAGCATTAAATCTGGGCCGTATTCAAAAGGATGTGGGCTTAGACATAGATCCTGCTGAATACAGCGAAAGCTCGCTCAACTTCGGTCTCGTTCATGTCGTCTACGAATGGGCACTCGGAGTCCCTTTTAAAAGCATTTGCGACTTGACTGACGTTCAAGAAGGTTCTATTGTTCGAAGCATTACCCGCTTGGACGAGCTTTGCCGTGAAGTCCGAAATTGTGCACGAGTGGTTGGAAATCCTACTCTGTACAGAAAACTGGAAGCCGCAAGCATG ACAATCAAGCGCGACATTGTGTTTGCTTCGAGTCTATATGTGAGCTAG
- a CDS encoding predicted protein encodes MSFSRGEALDDSLAALQQQDENLSDDDNAQPDLDGEEAIAVDQEDPLLLAIDDLEGRVVSALDEVKLHPGVRTSAETNVHEELGTLLRPVLEVAAHTGPSIARTYYRGVGSDGVDSAADDVYERTVSDLVLPVLLEMAQSDMIPAKRASSLEFFRHLWQEWHKAGSWLDSTTSGSGTGPHGAGGSSGGGTTVPRHLLKRRKDKRLAREGELLRYWVQASIACTLPGVFTSENAESATASRGIIAASASLRPSLKHIVQRIKDADDRGANRLYAPVMKMVEGVLKKLFLSQQGEAVLSACIKFLEIVILCCSRKPQEAAARRRGQNIMEDFSLDDLPEGHPIITREALESIAEYAFTTLRGLTLLGGQVKIDVNVLSDMMLGVGNDGVPSTQVVSILKPAALAYLDVESSFVSKDGNDSLNVGVDRSSLDFDFMLAQKSYALTINAISALAMNRPIFFEDAATCLARRAAHPPELSKGGALSDSAAKAVTSQLRASCLTLLRNSLSVTTSSFRILHKALSGFDMEQQADKALGMARHANSLKTAGRAARNRANIYYEWESSGNEQRATKRQRETDDALAKMRAAKAARGLGHGIQLPSNMSDAVELILSNLSHLPEKRPSASSKTRKVAVTLNFIVDAVMTNGASLSQEEGRWYDRDGGASWAFDKEADDHFRLSSKFIADFDESTIQSETLDNARTKRRKLMQEQCGSAASDAVHRMISTSKNYRSKHLADFGNKIAAKLLFTLSRMKAVSETEPLSTSEVVTRLYRKVGDSKVDAITKKFIEAYPLAVSYLGVDSYQMKQISTTLDFSINERILNEALVHCCADSELYNHSDTPGLWKYDSSLDIFVASAVYACEQADEKPGDKVRQKIAAQSASILQRDVEKLPRLTVRSLRLVCAICDVESITKKAAEAARKFGQEAISASAAVHAAKVAAEKRATSALLILRDAAFQRDSVDIRKGAVDCAVGIATGRVPSNNIIQDKALKLVMNVLFPKSESLSSAVVGSATEELHFAFRFAVEKYDEIQLANGIIESKGDYSMKNPLAAQSDKEKEVFDKLRKPVVLYMALCVRNPKMIETLFKTCSGGRADALSKVVRANMPKLSRAVAAKHGTASTAIGVASETKANEVPMLLSFLENLTSSPDEELIQACYQIQDLKLTVDGKKDPRFIIPVVSAMKRKDIVARLPEFVLAEDKIFLAALVHSSDRVGRHALIFRDEPDTENPTLRGMTLCEQLVFLHKLDFAAASIPQKRYLAAIKLCLEDDGVYNDRVVMAALDYLSGMFLAGTEKLPLAFMRTCILPALLDRAPFAATARGWTNL; translated from the exons ATGTCGTTTTCGCGTGGCGAAGCGCTAGATGATTCGTTGGCGGCACTTCAGCAGCAAGACGAAAACCTGtccgacgatgacaacgCCCAGCCGGACTTAGACGGTGAAGAAGCCATAGCCGTCGACCAGGAAGATCCTCTTCTACTGGCTATCGACGATTTGGAAGGGCGGGTTGTATCAGCATTGGACGAAGTCAAGTTGCATCCTGGAGTTCGAACGTCTGCGGAGACCAACGTTCACGAAGAACTCGGGACTCTTCTGCGACCGGTCTTGGAGGTTGCCGCTCACACGGGGCCTTCGATTGCCCGAACCTATTACCGCGGTGTGGGATCCGACGGTGTCGATTCCGCCGCAGATGATGTTTATGAACGGACAGTCTCAGATCTTGTGCTACCAGTGTTGCTGGAGATGGCACAATCCGATATGATTCCAGCCAAACGTGCTTCCAGCCTTGAGTTTTTTCGTCATTTGTGGCAAGAATGGCACAAAGCTGGTAGCTGGCTTGATAGCACGACTTCCGGATCAGGCACTGGTCCGCATGGTGCTGGTGGATCCAGTGGGGGAGGAACTACGGTTCCTCGCCATTTGCTAAAACGACGCAAAGACAAGCGTCTGGCTCGTGAAGGGGAACTTCTACGATACTGGGTACAAGCCTCCATAGCTTGCACACTTCCGGGGGTGTTTACATCCGAGAACGCAGAAAGCGCAACAGCTTCGCGTGGAATTATCGCTGCATCTGCCTCTCTCCGGCCTAGTTTGAAACACATCGTTCAACGTATCAAAGACGCCGACGATCGTGGTGCGAATCGTCTATATGCGCCGGTAATGAAAATGGTTGAAGGTGTCTTGAAAAAGCTGTTTCTCAGTCAACAAGGAGAGGCGGTTCTGTCTGCTTGCATCAAATTCTTAGAGATTGTAATACTGTGTTGTTCGAGGAAACCTCAGGAAGCGGCCGCACGACGCCGTGGCCAAAAC ATCATGGAGGATTTCTCCCTGGATGACCTCCCAGAGGGTCACCCAATCATTACGCGTGAAGCCCTTGAATCGATTGCGGAATACGCTTTTACAACTCTTCGAGGGTTGACGCTTTTAGGGGGGCAGGTCAAAATCGATGTCAACGTCCTGTCAGATATGATGCTCGGCGTGGGAAACGATGGTGTGCCATCAACGCAGGTAGTTTCTATTCTAAAGCCAGCGGCACTTGCATATCTTGATGTTGAGTCGTCTTTCGTCTCGAAAGATGGCAACGACTCTCTCAACGTCGGTGTAGACCGGTCCAGCTTGGATTTCGATTTCATGTTGGCCCAAAAATCATATGCTCTTACTATCAACGCCATATCAGCATTGGCGATGAACAGGCCCATTTTCTTCGAAGATGCCGCTACCTGTTTGGCTCGTCGGGCAGCACACCCTCCAGAGCTTTCAAAGGGCGGGGCTCTCTCGGATTCCGCTGCCAAGGCTGTGACCTCCCAGCTTCGGGCTTCATGCTTGACGTTGCTCCGCAATTCCCTTTCTGTTACGACAAGCTCATTTCGTATTCTTCACAAAGCGCTTTCTGGCTTTGACATGGAGCAACAAGCTGATAAGGCCTTGGGTATGGCGCGCCATGCAAATTCGCTGAAGACGGCCGGTCGCGCAGCGCGAAACCGGGCCAACATTTATTATGAGTGGGAAAGCAGCGGCAACGAACAACGTGCAACCAAGCGACAGAGAGAGACTGACGATGCACTGGCCAAAATGCGTGCGGCAAAGGCAGCACGAGGGTTGGGACACGGTATCCAGCTACCCTCGAACATGTCTGATGCCGTAGAATTGATTTTGAGCAATCTGAGCCATCTACCAGAAAAGCGACCATCTGCTAGTTCCAAGACACGAAAAGTAGCAGTAACACTGAATTTCATAGTCGATGCAGTGATGACCAATGGTGCTTCACTTTCTCAAGAAGAGGGACGGTGGTATGACCGAGATGGGGGCGCGTCATGGGCCTTTGATAAAGAAGCGGACGACCATTTCCGACTCAGCTCAAAATTCATCGCGGACTTTGACGAAAGTACTATTCAATCAGAAACTCTTGACAACGCGCGCACGAAAAGGCGAAAGCTAATGCAAGAGCAGTGCGGTTCTGCGGCATCGGATGCAGTACACAGGATGATTTCGACAAGTAAAAATTATCGGTCAAAGCACTTGGCTGACTTTGGAAACAAGATCGCGGCTAAGCTTTTATTTACTCTGAGTCGCATGAAAGCTGTTTCGGAGACAGAGCCATTGAGCACGAGTGAAGTCGTTACTAGATTGTATCGCAAGGTCGGTGATTCTAAGGTCGACGCGATTACGAAAAAGTTTATCGAAGCCTATCCATTGGCAGTATCTTACCTGGGCGTGGACTCATACCAAATGAAGCAAATATCTACTACGCTTGACTTCTCAATCAACGAGCGCATATTGAACGAAGCACTTGTGCACTGCTGCGCTGACTCCGAACTATATAACCACAGCGATACTCCTGGTCTTTGGAAATACGATTCGAGTCTGGACATATTTGTGGCATCAGCTGTGTATGCGTGCGAGCAAGCTGATGAGAAACCAGGCGACAAGGTTCGGCAAAAAATAGCTGCTCAGTCGGCTTCTATTTTGCAACGAGATGTCGAGAAGCTCCCTCGTCTGACTGTACGAAGCCTTCGACTTGTTTGTGCGATTTGCGATGTTGAAAGTATTACAAAAAAGGCTGCCGAAGCCGCCAGAAAATTTGGGCAGGAAGCTATATCTGCATCGGCTGCTGTGCACGCAGCCAAAGTTGCAGCTGAGAAACGTGCAACATCTGCGCTGTTGATACTCAGAGATGCCGCATTCCAACGAGATTCAGTGGACATTCGGAAAGGTGCTGTCGATTGTGCTGTTGGCATAGCCACCGGACGAGTGCCGTCCAATAACATTATTCAAGACAAAGCCCTTAAGCTTGTAATGAACGTACTATTTCCAAAGAGTGAAAGCTTGTCGTCTGCCGTCGTTGGCTCTGCAACAGAAGAGcttcattttgcttttcgatTTGCTGTGGAAAAATACGATGAAATTCAGCTGGCCAATGGAATCATTGAAAGTAAAGGTGATTACTCAATGAAGAATCCTTTGGCCGCACAAAGCGATAAAGAAAAGGAAGTTTTTGACAAATTGCGGAAGCCTGTTGTTTTGTACATGGCACTTTGTGTCCGGAATCCAAAGATGATCGAGACTTTGTTCAAGACATGTAGTGGTGGCCGTGCCGACGCTCTTTCCAAGGTTGTTCGTGCAAACATGCCAAAGTTATCGCGTGCAGTAGCGGCAAAACACGGGACAGCATCAACCGCGATCGGCGTTGCTTCCGAGACAAAAGCAAACGAAGTACCTATGCTACTTTCATTCCTCGAGAATCTAACATCCTCTCCAGACGAAGAATTAATACAAGCATGCTACCAAATCCAGGATTTGAAGCTTACAGTGGATGGCAAAAAGGACCCGCGCTTTATTATTCCGGTGGTTTCGGCCATGAAGAGAAAAGATATAGTGGCGCGTCTCCCAGAGTTTGTCTTAGCCGAAGACAAGATATTTTTGGCCGCCTTGGTGCATTCCAGTGACAGGGTTGGGAGGCACGCGTTAATTTTCCGCGACGAACCAGATACTGAGAATCCTACTCTGCGTGGAATGACGCTTTGCGAACAGCTTGTTTTCCTGCATAAGCTAGACTTCGCAGCCGCATCAATTCCCCAGAAACGATATCTTGCAGCAATCAAGCTTTGCCTTGAGGATGATGGAGTTTACAACGACCGAGTGGTTATGGCTGCCTTGGACTACCTCAGCGGCATGTTTCTGGCCGGAACGGAGAAACTCCCGCTTGCCTTTATGCGCACGTGCATTTTA CCTGCACTCTTGGATCGCGCACCTTTTGCTGCCACGGCTCGTGGATGGACGAATCTTTGA
- a CDS encoding predicted protein, with protein sequence DDSVSNLWTLWYQERGVKAAAQLGEAEVLTGNPRGWIKAEAILRELISEYGVYWTEPVNRLATLYYIQGRLEEAEVLCKIVLQLKPWHFGALSG encoded by the coding sequence GACGATAGTGTTTCCAACCTGTGGACGCTCTGGTACCAGGAACGCGGAGTTAAGGCTGCCGCACAACTCGGCGAGGCCGAAGTCTTGACGGGAAATCCCCGCGGCTGGATCAAAGCCGAAGCGATTCTCCGCGAGCTAATAAGCGAGTACGGCGTCTACTGGACCGAACCCGTAAATCGCCTGGCCACATTGTACTACATACAAGGCCGActcgaagaagccgaagttCTTTGCAAAATTGTCTTGCAACTCAAGCCTTGGCATTTCGGAGCGCTTTCTGGA
- a CDS encoding predicted protein → MEHQETEQSPERGPKPQGRNPNRKRHGARNQHKMKSFVRWLRQTFPDSFSPNEVPDNDIASHILDIAGGKGELAARLCMCDSQKVVLVDPRPADVVACFETVVLPRLPKKWQARLEARENSHAFIQETIRRRFRQITKALDASSLDTCDDLRNAIKNSSLLVGMHADGATEAIVDVALQNDKPFVVVPCCVFPNLFQTRLVHELETDRMVPVRSHSQFCKYLLAKDPRLQQFKLPFEGRNTAIFYTGSV, encoded by the coding sequence ATGGAGCATCAAGAAACTGAACAGAGTCCAGAAAGAGGTCCAAAGCCTCAAGGTCGAAATCCAAATCGCAAGCGACACGGCGCTCGTAATCAGCACAAGATGAAGAGTTTTGTACGATGGTTGCGACAAACATTTCCAGattctttttctccaaaCGAAGTTCCTGATAACGACATTGCCTCTCATATTTTGGATATAGCAGGGGGGAAGGGGGAACTTGCCGCACGCCTATGCATGTGCGATAGTCAGAAAGTTGTACTAGTTGATCCGCGACCAGCTGATGTCGTGGCTTGCTTCGAAACCGTCGTGCTGCCACGCCTTCCCAAAAAGTGGCAAGCACGGCTGGAAGCGCGTGAAAATTCCCATGCTTTCATTCAAGAAACAATACGGCGCCGATTTCGGCAGATCACGAAGGCTTTGGACGCGAGCTCGTTGGATACGTGCGACGATTTGCGGAATGCCATCAAAAATTCCTCTTTGCTAGTTGGTATGCATGCTGACGGAGCCACCGAAGCAATTGTAGACGTCGCTTTGCAAAATGACAAACCTTTTGTGGTAGTTCCCTGCTGTGTATTTCCAAATCTCTTTCAAACACGACTCGTGCATGAGTTGGAGACCGACCGAATGGTTCCGGTTCGTTCGCACTCTCAATTTTGTAAATACTTGCTTGCCAAGGATCCCAGGCTCCAGCAGTTCAAACTCCCATTTGAAGGGCGCAATACTGCGATATTCTATACAGGCAGTGTCTAA
- a CDS encoding predicted protein, with protein sequence MRNQHAEDPLKEIAAMQLIGNNHPNVLGCIEVLFDGQNLNIVLPYCDRGDLFQLLQESQHTATPDCPGMSEGQARYWFRQVMAGVKHIHESGVCHRDLSPENVMIDDKRSIIIDMGMCLRKGSNKRLFKPQGACGKLPYMSPEIYRNRDPFDGAAADVWTAGTILFCMVTGNRSYQRPHRSDPQFYWMSRGLSQLLKDWQVSLSMEGLHLLQNMLQVDPRLRLTIDEVVHHPWFTYPDDTLLPR encoded by the exons ATGCGCAACCAACATGCCGAAGACCCACTCAAAGAGATAGCCGCAATGCAACTCATCGGAAATAACCATCCTAACGTTCTTGGCTGTATTGAGGTTTTGTTTGACGGTCAGAATCTTAACATCGTCTTGCCATACTGCGATCGCGGTGATCTTTTCCAGCTTCTACAGGAAAGTCAACATACAGCAACACCAGACTGTCCAGGTATGTCTGAGGGTCAAGCTCGCTACTGGTTTCGACAAGTTATGGCTGGAGTCAAACACATTCACGAAAGTGGCGTTTGCCACCGTGATTTGTCGCCGGAAAACGTGATGATTGACGACAAACGTAGTATCATCATTGACATGGGTATGTGCCTGCGA AAGGGAAGCAATAAGCGCCTTTTCAAACCGCAAGGGGCCTGTGGGAAACTGCCTTACATGAGCCCCGAGATTTATCGCAATCGCGACCCTTTTGACGGCGCTGCTGCTGATGTTTGGACGGCTGGTACAATTCTATTTTGCATGGTAACGGGGAATCGCTCGTACCAGCGACCGCACCGATCCGATCCGCAATTCTACTGGATGTCTCGAGGCTTGTCGCAACTTTTAAAGGACTGGCAGGTCAGTCTGTCTATGGAAGGATTGCATCTGTTGCAAAACATGCTCCAAGTCGATCCAAGGCTGCGACTGACTATTGATGAAGTAGTACACCATCCGTGGTTTACGTACCCTGATGACACTTTGCTTCCACGTTGA
- a CDS encoding predicted protein, which produces MPIDSNTMLAGTLQTDPRSGGLKRSSGVNVHAIVAETWAEVRDDGNTQVDWMIASYESGSKSDITVVAKGNGGASACADALPELEPAFGGCRMSNGRFTGFYYCPEACSAMKKGRASMHKNGVLNVLEGRDGEIKMAPGFSE; this is translated from the exons ATGCCGATTGATAGTAATACTATGCTTGCGGGAACGCTGCAGACTGATCCTCGCTCGGGCGGTCTTAAACGCAGCAGCGGGGTAAACGTCCATGCAATCGTCGCAGAAA CCTGGGCCGAGGTCCGAGACGATGGAAACACCCAGGTTGATTGGATGATTGCTAGCTACGAAAGTGGGAGTAAGTCGGATATCACGGTCGTTGCCAAAGGTAACGGGGGTGCCTCCGCCTGTGCAGATGCTTTACCCGAACTCGAGCCTGCATTTGGTGGATGCCGTATGAGTAACGGCCGGTTTACTGGCTTTTACTACTGCCCGGAAGCTTGTTCCGCCATGAAAAAGGGTAGGGCGTCCATGCACAAGAATGGTGTCCTGAATGTATTGGAAGGTCGTGATGGTGAGATCAAAATGGCGCCGGGTTTCAGCGAGTAA
- a CDS encoding predicted protein: protein MFIERNSFFLRVGVKFHAAPTAELAAQRSGEILSLSEKDRDEGRPAGAAIAVVQIAKQVAAFLLRHMAFDAQPDVALERTMKDVHDRLPSTIPAILWSAAARKLHLIDSAGFDNRLTSLLRLTTGNSDREHTSEVMRYRRTLVVKQKALRSRLPFPCVDCFDPELNVDPIIRLSSSANECLIDELNQLDNILARSERWVFFQKARLQVNPSPPGV from the coding sequence ATGTTTATCGAACGTAACTCGTTCTTCCTGCGAGTGGGTGTCAAGTTTCACGCGGCTCCAACGGCCGAGCTTGCCGCCCAACGTTCCGGTGAAATCTTATCACTCTCAGAGAAAGATAGAGATGAAGGCAGGCCCGCAGGCGCTGCGATTGCAGTAGTGCAAATCGCCAAGCAAGTTGCTGCTTTTCTGCTTCGGCATATGGCTTTCGATGCACAGCCGGACGTTGCTTTGGAACGGACAATGAAAGACGTCCATGACCGCCTGCCTTCAACGATTCCTGCAATTCTATGGTCGGCTGCTGCACGGAAACTACACTTGATCGATTCTGCCGGTTTCGACAATCGCCTTACTTCGCTTTTGAGGTTGACAACTGGCAATTCTGATAGGGAACATACATCCGAAGTGATGCGATATCGTCGGACGCTCGTGGTAAAACAGAAGGCACTGAGAAGTCGTCTACCGTTTCCATGTGTAGACTGTTTTGATCCTGAATTGAATGTAGACCCGATTATTCGCCTAAGCAGCTCAGCAAACGAATGCTTGATCGACGAACTGAATCAGCTCGACAATATTCTTGCGAGATCAGAACGATGggtctttttccaaaaagctaGGTTGCAGGTAAATCCGAGTCCACCCGGGGTATAA